A DNA window from Luteolibacter luteus contains the following coding sequences:
- a CDS encoding L,D-transpeptidase, translating into MFRKTLFLALIAAAAPASGESEALRALPVDPSEITPEKAAPAAPVAPATPEAEITPLPAGTVKLPPRKTNIKTDAPEIANLPTGEDAIRLQIFLDQSNFGPGVIDGKPGRFTVLAVDAWNEVHGHAPGDLGPVMAAARKAVPHAFATATVPVSADKWVNSGLSHNRALQAQAKRMSYRSIAEFMSERFHTDVEFILEINGSKNTWGVKAGGKLIVPNVKPFLIEQITGKRYEADTRMSERHAVVDTKKNQVRIFEGAPAAIAISEEELVSDKPVLVKPNLALVASFPITPGKPQFIHYGVWKLNNSVELPVWRYDQSLLDTGKRSNNALNIPPGPNSPVGIIWNGLSRPGIGLHGTSDPETIGRARSAGCIRLANWDAIRIPTLIRPGATVEVR; encoded by the coding sequence ATGTTCCGGAAAACGCTTTTTCTTGCTCTTATCGCCGCCGCTGCCCCCGCCTCTGGAGAATCCGAGGCCCTTCGCGCACTCCCTGTCGATCCCTCGGAAATTACTCCCGAGAAGGCCGCTCCCGCTGCCCCTGTGGCTCCGGCAACCCCGGAAGCGGAAATCACTCCCCTGCCCGCGGGCACGGTGAAGCTGCCGCCGCGGAAGACGAATATTAAGACCGATGCCCCCGAGATCGCAAACCTCCCGACAGGTGAGGACGCGATCCGTCTGCAAATTTTCCTCGATCAATCCAATTTCGGCCCCGGCGTTATCGACGGCAAGCCGGGCCGCTTCACCGTGCTGGCGGTGGATGCATGGAATGAAGTGCATGGCCATGCACCGGGCGACCTTGGTCCGGTAATGGCAGCCGCTCGCAAGGCGGTACCGCACGCCTTCGCCACCGCCACCGTTCCGGTGAGCGCCGACAAGTGGGTGAACAGCGGCCTCTCGCACAACCGCGCTCTCCAAGCGCAGGCAAAGCGCATGAGCTACCGCAGCATCGCGGAGTTCATGTCGGAGCGCTTCCACACGGATGTGGAGTTCATCCTCGAGATCAATGGCTCCAAGAACACCTGGGGCGTGAAGGCCGGCGGCAAGCTGATCGTGCCGAACGTGAAGCCTTTCCTGATCGAGCAGATCACCGGCAAGCGCTACGAAGCGGATACCAGAATGTCGGAGCGCCACGCCGTGGTGGATACCAAAAAGAACCAGGTGCGCATTTTCGAAGGTGCTCCTGCGGCGATCGCAATTTCCGAGGAGGAATTGGTCTCCGACAAGCCGGTGCTGGTGAAGCCGAACTTGGCACTTGTCGCCTCTTTCCCGATCACTCCGGGCAAGCCTCAATTCATCCACTATGGTGTGTGGAAGCTGAACAACAGCGTGGAACTGCCGGTGTGGCGCTATGACCAATCCCTGCTGGATACCGGCAAGCGAAGCAACAACGCGCTGAACATCCCGCCCGGCCCGAACAGCCCGGTAGGCATCATCTGGAACGGCCTGAGCCGTCCGGGCATTGGCCTGCACGGGACCTCGGATCCGGAGACCATCGGCCGTGCCCGCAGTGCCGGTTGCATCCGTCTGGCGAATTGGGACGCGATCCGCATCCCCACGCTGATCCGTCCGGGTGCGACGGTGGAAGTCCGCTGA
- the nuoD gene encoding NADH dehydrogenase (quinone) subunit D, whose amino-acid sequence MSSTSTTEYQAPDVAAKAAEYHEETTDLMGEKMVLNMGPSHPATHGVLRLILELDGEIITKADPDVGFLHRGDEKIAENMHYNQFVPYTDRLDYLAPLANNVAYACAVEKLMGWELPPRGQALRVLCCELARISSHMLGVGVCAMDVGAMTVFLYTFTEREKIYNLCEQLTGARFTTSYTRVGGQVRDMPPGFEQAVRKFLDECSVTIDEVSKLLDNNKIYRDRMCDIGVISKESAIAWGLTGPNLRASGVPRDLRKDRPYLGYEKYDFDVIVADEGDCYARYQVRMEELRQSIKICRQVLDSMPSGPVNLAESKSMLPNKEKVLMSMEELIHHFIVATQGIDAPPGEVYFGAENPKGELGFYIHSTGGGVPHRLKIRSPSFCNLSPLSVLLPGHMVSDIPAVLGSLDFVMGECDR is encoded by the coding sequence GGACCTGATGGGCGAAAAGATGGTCCTGAACATGGGACCCTCTCACCCCGCCACGCACGGGGTCTTGCGCCTGATCTTGGAGCTTGATGGCGAGATCATCACGAAGGCGGACCCGGATGTGGGCTTCCTGCACCGCGGTGACGAAAAGATCGCCGAGAACATGCACTATAACCAGTTCGTGCCTTACACGGACCGGCTGGACTACCTCGCGCCGCTGGCCAATAACGTGGCCTACGCCTGCGCCGTGGAAAAGCTGATGGGCTGGGAGCTGCCGCCGCGTGGCCAGGCCCTGCGCGTGCTCTGCTGCGAGCTCGCCCGCATTTCCTCCCACATGCTGGGGGTCGGCGTCTGCGCGATGGACGTGGGTGCGATGACCGTTTTCCTCTACACCTTCACGGAGCGCGAGAAGATCTACAATCTCTGCGAGCAACTGACCGGTGCCCGCTTCACCACCTCCTACACCCGTGTCGGTGGCCAGGTCCGCGACATGCCTCCGGGCTTCGAACAAGCCGTACGCAAGTTCCTGGATGAGTGCTCGGTGACCATCGATGAGGTCTCGAAGCTTCTCGATAACAACAAGATCTACCGCGACCGCATGTGCGACATCGGCGTGATCTCGAAGGAGTCCGCGATCGCATGGGGCCTCACTGGTCCGAACCTGCGTGCTTCCGGCGTCCCGCGCGACCTGCGCAAGGACCGCCCTTACCTCGGCTACGAGAAGTATGATTTCGATGTGATCGTGGCCGATGAAGGTGACTGCTATGCACGCTACCAGGTGCGCATGGAAGAGCTCCGCCAATCGATCAAGATCTGCCGCCAGGTGCTCGACAGCATGCCATCCGGTCCGGTGAACCTCGCCGAGTCGAAGAGCATGCTGCCGAACAAGGAAAAGGTGCTGATGTCGATGGAGGAGCTGATCCACCACTTCATCGTCGCCACCCAAGGCATCGATGCCCCTCCGGGCGAAGTCTACTTCGGCGCGGAGAACCCGAAGGGCGAGCTCGGCTTCTACATTCACTCCACGGGCGGCGGCGTACCGCATCGCCTGAAGATCCGCAGCCCCTCCTTCTGCAATCTTTCCCCGCTCTCGGTGCTCCTGCCGGGTCACATGGTTTCCGACATCCCGGCCGTCCTCGGCTCGCTGGATTTCGTCATGGGCGAATGTGACCGCTGA
- a CDS encoding ThuA domain-containing protein translates to MTTTIFRTLLPLAFTATVMADDPWLVFEGTKGPGKGKHVVFISGDEEYRTEESFPMLGKMLAEKHGFKCTVLFSIDPKTGEINPNEQTNIPGVEAIDSADFLVFGLRFRELPDDKMKHIVDYVEAGKPLLGLRTSTHAFNYEDNKQSPYASWSFGSDGGFGKKVLGETWINHHGDHGKESTRGVIEEANKNHPLLRGVEDVWGPTDVYGVTKLPDDATVLLRGQVLTGMKPTDGAVEGKKNDPMMPVAWVRERKLENGKTQKVICSTMGSSTDFVSPGLARFVTNSVYWGTGLEVPAKLDTAPVGKYAPTNFGFNGFKKGVKVSDLK, encoded by the coding sequence ATGACAACGACGATTTTCCGCACACTCCTTCCGCTGGCTTTCACTGCGACCGTGATGGCTGATGATCCGTGGCTCGTTTTCGAAGGGACGAAAGGCCCGGGCAAGGGCAAGCATGTGGTCTTCATCAGCGGCGATGAGGAATACCGCACGGAGGAGAGCTTCCCGATGCTGGGGAAGATGCTGGCGGAGAAACATGGCTTCAAGTGCACGGTGCTTTTCTCGATCGATCCGAAGACGGGCGAAATCAATCCAAACGAGCAGACGAACATTCCCGGCGTGGAGGCGATCGACTCCGCCGACTTCCTGGTCTTCGGCCTGCGCTTCCGCGAGCTGCCGGACGACAAGATGAAGCACATCGTGGACTACGTGGAAGCAGGCAAGCCGCTGCTGGGCCTGCGTACATCGACGCATGCCTTCAATTACGAGGACAACAAGCAGAGCCCCTACGCTTCGTGGTCATTCGGTTCGGACGGCGGCTTCGGCAAGAAGGTGCTGGGCGAAACCTGGATCAATCACCACGGCGATCACGGCAAGGAGAGCACCCGCGGGGTAATCGAGGAGGCGAACAAGAATCATCCCCTGCTGCGCGGCGTGGAAGATGTCTGGGGTCCGACCGATGTCTATGGCGTGACCAAGCTGCCCGACGACGCCACGGTGCTGCTGCGTGGCCAAGTGCTCACGGGCATGAAGCCGACCGACGGTGCGGTGGAAGGAAAGAAGAACGATCCGATGATGCCGGTGGCCTGGGTGCGCGAGCGCAAGCTGGAGAACGGCAAGACACAGAAGGTGATCTGCAGCACGATGGGTTCCTCGACCGACTTCGTCTCGCCAGGCTTGGCGCGCTTCGTGACGAACTCTGTCTACTGGGGCACGGGTCTTGAAGTGCCGGCGAAGCTGGATACGGCTCCGGTGGGCAAGTATGCGCCGACGAATTTCGGCTTCAACGGCTTCAAGAAGGGCGTGAAAGTTTCCGACCTGAAGTAA
- a CDS encoding complex I 24 kDa subunit family protein, translated as MSHSILDENVASHETPGSKFFPPFVPTAALEAEADKRLAQFPDDQKRSAVLPLLHFVQHHHGFISAEAIEWVAARLDIAPIKVLEVVTFYPGFRQSAPGKFHIRVCRTLSCAMGGSHELMEKLCELTGIDRSAADAHHHPVSVSPCGKWSVEFAECLASCGTAPVCLVNDDFHEGVSAEKAQGLLDSYEGSNSSH; from the coding sequence ATGTCCCACTCCATTCTCGACGAAAACGTCGCCTCTCACGAAACGCCGGGCTCGAAGTTCTTCCCGCCCTTCGTGCCGACCGCGGCTCTTGAGGCCGAGGCTGACAAGCGTCTGGCCCAGTTCCCGGACGACCAGAAGCGCTCCGCGGTCCTGCCGCTGCTCCATTTCGTCCAGCACCACCATGGCTTCATCTCCGCGGAGGCGATCGAGTGGGTCGCTGCACGCCTCGACATCGCACCGATCAAGGTGCTCGAAGTGGTGACCTTCTATCCTGGCTTCCGCCAATCGGCCCCGGGCAAGTTCCACATCCGCGTGTGCCGCACGCTCTCCTGCGCCATGGGCGGCTCCCACGAGCTGATGGAGAAGCTTTGCGAACTCACTGGCATCGATCGCAGCGCCGCAGATGCCCACCACCACCCCGTGAGCGTTTCGCCCTGCGGCAAGTGGTCGGTGGAATTCGCGGAGTGCCTCGCCTCCTGCGGCACGGCTCCGGTCTGCCTCGTGAACGATGATTTCCACGAAGGAGTCTCCGCCGAAAAGGCCCAAGGCCTGCTCGATTCCTACGAAGGCTCCAACTCTTCCCACTGA
- the nuoF gene encoding NADH-quinone oxidoreductase subunit NuoF, whose protein sequence is MVTYKAGKQPDSREYRLIFKNVDRESWDPSIDCYLRDGGYEDLKKAFGMEPKAITEEVKKSGLRGRGGAGFPTGLKWTFIPPNNTKPVYLICNCDESEPGTFKDRYIVHQDPHQLVEGMVISCFAVGAKVAYIYIREEFPEAAIILEKAIAEAREKNFVGKNVLGSGFDVEIYVHRGAAAYICGEETGLIESLEGKRAYPRIKPPYFPAALGLYMCPTIVNNVESLCHVKHIVRMGGDEYAKLGVKNNTGTRILCVSGDVKKPGYFEVEVGKVTMRELLYDMCGGPKDGREFKAVIPGGSSAKILRCDEEFTLKGKGPEGTDLKMSFWDIPMDFDSLAACGSMAGSGGVIVMDNTRKMSWVLNNLNTFYAHESCGQCTPCREGSMWMKKISDRIVAGEASPKDIATLESVAYQIDGRTICAFGEASSWPVEAIIAKFREELIADTKETNEAVPHNAESEAQRRYLQHA, encoded by the coding sequence ATGGTCACCTACAAAGCCGGCAAGCAGCCCGACTCCCGCGAGTACCGACTCATCTTCAAGAACGTCGACCGCGAGAGCTGGGATCCGTCCATCGATTGCTACCTGCGCGATGGCGGCTATGAAGATCTGAAGAAGGCGTTCGGCATGGAGCCGAAGGCGATCACCGAGGAAGTGAAGAAGTCCGGCCTCCGCGGTCGTGGCGGTGCGGGCTTCCCCACCGGCCTGAAGTGGACCTTCATCCCGCCAAATAACACCAAGCCGGTCTACCTGATCTGCAACTGCGACGAATCCGAGCCGGGCACCTTCAAGGACCGCTACATCGTCCATCAGGATCCCCACCAGCTCGTGGAGGGCATGGTGATCTCCTGCTTCGCCGTCGGCGCCAAGGTAGCCTACATCTATATCCGCGAGGAGTTCCCGGAAGCCGCCATCATCCTTGAAAAAGCGATCGCCGAGGCCCGTGAAAAGAACTTCGTGGGCAAGAACGTGCTCGGCTCCGGTTTCGATGTGGAGATCTACGTCCACCGCGGTGCCGCCGCCTACATCTGCGGTGAAGAGACCGGCCTGATCGAGTCATTGGAAGGCAAGCGCGCCTACCCGCGCATCAAGCCGCCTTATTTCCCCGCCGCGCTGGGCCTCTACATGTGCCCCACCATCGTGAACAACGTGGAATCTCTCTGCCACGTGAAGCACATCGTCCGCATGGGCGGTGACGAGTACGCGAAGCTGGGCGTGAAGAACAACACCGGCACCCGTATCCTCTGCGTCTCCGGCGATGTGAAGAAGCCCGGCTACTTCGAAGTCGAAGTGGGCAAGGTGACCATGCGCGAGCTGCTCTACGACATGTGCGGCGGCCCGAAGGATGGCCGCGAATTCAAGGCCGTGATCCCCGGCGGATCGTCCGCGAAGATCCTGCGCTGCGATGAGGAGTTCACCCTGAAGGGCAAGGGCCCGGAAGGCACCGATCTCAAGATGTCCTTCTGGGACATCCCGATGGATTTCGATTCCCTCGCCGCCTGCGGCTCGATGGCCGGCTCCGGCGGGGTCATCGTGATGGACAACACGCGCAAGATGTCGTGGGTCCTCAATAATCTGAATACCTTCTACGCCCACGAGTCCTGCGGCCAGTGCACACCCTGCCGCGAAGGCTCGATGTGGATGAAGAAAATCTCCGATCGCATTGTCGCTGGCGAAGCCTCGCCGAAGGACATCGCGACCTTGGAAAGCGTGGCCTACCAGATCGATGGCCGTACCATCTGCGCCTTCGGCGAAGCCTCGTCCTGGCCCGTGGAAGCGATCATTGCGAAGTTCCGCGAGGAGCTCATCGCCGACACCAAGGAAACCAACGAGGCAGTGCCGCACAACGCGGAGTCCGAAGCGCAGCGCCGCTACCTTCAGCACGCGTAA
- a CDS encoding endonuclease/exonuclease/phosphatase family protein produces MRESFRMISRRTILGLLALPLLLVSCREKEPPRAVKVSEEGSLQLTLASFNIRYEGPVDQPYRAWPNRIQGVVRTIRGIDPDVLGVQESLHGQCADLRASLPDYAFTGAGRDDGKESGEYSAIFYRKDRFEPDVTDRGMFWLSDSPEQPGSRTWGNEIPRVVTWIRLIDRATAKAFYVFNTHWDHRNQPSREKAAVLISKRINARAHADEPVVLLGDFNAADSNPAVAYFTGKQVSLSGNAVPRVQTPLLDVFRASPPPGGSQQTLHLWRPLQSGWPRIDHILVTNGAKVEATGIQRAKTIEERPSDHFPVWARITWP; encoded by the coding sequence ATGCGTGAGAGCTTCCGCATGATTTCCCGCCGCACGATTCTCGGTCTCCTCGCCCTGCCGCTACTGCTCGTGTCCTGTCGCGAGAAGGAACCTCCACGGGCGGTGAAGGTCTCGGAGGAGGGCTCCCTGCAGCTTACTTTGGCGAGTTTCAACATCCGCTATGAAGGACCGGTGGATCAGCCCTACCGCGCGTGGCCGAATCGCATCCAAGGCGTGGTCCGCACGATCCGTGGCATCGATCCGGATGTGCTGGGCGTACAAGAGTCGCTGCATGGGCAGTGCGCCGACTTGCGGGCCTCCCTGCCTGACTATGCATTCACCGGCGCGGGCCGCGATGATGGAAAGGAAAGCGGCGAATATTCCGCGATCTTTTACCGGAAGGATCGCTTCGAGCCGGACGTGACCGACAGAGGCATGTTCTGGCTTTCCGATTCACCGGAGCAACCGGGATCCCGAACTTGGGGAAATGAGATCCCTCGGGTGGTCACATGGATCCGCCTGATCGATCGGGCAACGGCGAAGGCATTCTATGTTTTTAACACGCATTGGGATCATCGTAACCAACCATCCCGTGAGAAGGCGGCGGTGTTGATTTCAAAGCGGATCAATGCCCGTGCCCATGCGGATGAACCGGTGGTCCTGCTCGGGGATTTCAATGCGGCGGATAGCAATCCGGCCGTGGCCTACTTCACAGGAAAACAGGTAAGCCTTTCCGGAAACGCGGTGCCGCGGGTGCAGACTCCCCTGCTCGATGTTTTCCGCGCCTCGCCCCCGCCCGGCGGCAGCCAGCAAACGCTGCACCTATGGCGGCCCCTGCAATCTGGCTGGCCGCGGATCGATCACATCCTCGTGACAAATGGTGCGAAGGTGGAGGCAACCGGTATCCAGCGGGCAAAGACGATCGAGGAGCGGCCCTCCGATCACTTCCCGGTCTGGGCAAGGATTACCTGGCCCTAG
- a CDS encoding DUF805 domain-containing protein, translating into MTETDPYQPPKAQPLLPRKPPRRLAVGKVLFSFKGRIPRSTYLIWSFPSNALIGYLLEKLVSLERTVPVAPRNSALPAAPVPDEIPLDPAMITALWLLLAYVPLLWIRLALLAKRWHDKDRSANWLILAFIPLIGDVINFIECGCQRGTRGPNQYGPDSLGEDENEKSLPKEGVPAGKPITRPPLRRPKP; encoded by the coding sequence ATGACCGAGACCGATCCTTATCAACCGCCCAAGGCCCAACCTCTTCTCCCACGGAAGCCCCCGCGGCGACTGGCGGTGGGAAAGGTATTATTCTCTTTCAAAGGGAGAATCCCCCGTTCGACCTACCTGATCTGGTCATTCCCCTCCAACGCGTTGATCGGGTATTTGTTAGAGAAGCTGGTCTCGCTGGAGCGGACGGTGCCGGTAGCTCCGCGGAACTCCGCCCTGCCCGCCGCACCGGTTCCTGACGAGATCCCGCTGGATCCTGCAATGATCACGGCGCTGTGGCTCCTCCTCGCCTACGTGCCGCTCCTGTGGATTCGCCTCGCCCTGCTTGCGAAGCGTTGGCACGACAAGGACCGCTCTGCGAACTGGCTGATCCTCGCCTTCATCCCCTTGATCGGAGACGTGATCAATTTCATCGAGTGCGGCTGCCAGCGCGGCACGCGGGGTCCCAATCAATACGGGCCGGACTCCTTGGGTGAAGATGAGAATGAGAAAAGCCTGCCAAAGGAGGGCGTTCCTGCAGGCAAGCCGATCACAAGACCACCGCTGAGACGACCCAAGCCCTGA
- a CDS encoding DUF805 domain-containing protein — protein sequence MSEQDPYSSPVAPASQLPAISKESLKETLLSFNGRIPRRTYWIYALGSGFLIGIVLAILNALIGPSVDPATGAISGGGLFGIIAFLLYIPLVWIGLALGVKRWHDRGKSGWWVLIALIPFVGAIWSFVECGCLRGTVGPNQYGPDPT from the coding sequence ATGAGTGAACAAGACCCGTACTCGAGTCCCGTGGCACCTGCTAGCCAGTTGCCAGCTATCTCAAAGGAATCCCTCAAGGAAACCCTCCTCTCCTTCAACGGGAGAATTCCCCGGCGCACCTACTGGATCTATGCGCTCGGCAGCGGCTTTCTCATCGGCATCGTCCTCGCCATCCTGAATGCGCTCATCGGGCCAAGCGTGGATCCCGCGACGGGAGCGATCAGTGGCGGCGGTCTCTTCGGGATCATTGCCTTCCTCCTCTACATTCCGCTGGTCTGGATCGGCTTGGCACTTGGCGTGAAGCGTTGGCACGACCGCGGAAAATCCGGTTGGTGGGTGCTTATCGCCCTGATCCCCTTCGTGGGAGCCATCTGGAGCTTCGTCGAATGCGGCTGCCTCCGCGGCACCGTCGGCCCGAACCAATATGGCCCGGATCCGACCTGA